In Nonomuraea sp. NBC_00507, the following are encoded in one genomic region:
- a CDS encoding transposase, which yields MGRQEKLRRFDQDFRDGVVRIVEETGKPIALVARDLGIKEGILGNWVKLARRRRAAGTERWTPTSGPIVLREPLTIPMVP from the coding sequence ATGGGGAGGCAAGAGAAGCTGCGGAGGTTCGATCAGGACTTCCGGGATGGCGTGGTTCGGATCGTCGAGGAGACCGGCAAGCCGATCGCGCTGGTGGCCCGGGACTTGGGGATCAAGGAGGGCATCCTGGGCAACTGGGTGAAACTGGCGCGCAGGCGGCGGGCCGCGGGAACGGAACGCTGGACGCCGACGAGCGGGCCGATCGTCCTCCGCGAGCCGCTCACCATCCCCATGGTCCCGTGA